Proteins encoded by one window of Acinonyx jubatus isolate Ajub_Pintada_27869175 chromosome X, VMU_Ajub_asm_v1.0, whole genome shotgun sequence:
- the MOSPD1 gene encoding motile sperm domain-containing protein 1, which produces MHQQKRQPELVEGNLPVFVFPTELIFYADDQSTHKQVLTLYNPYEFALKFKVLCTTPNKYVVVDAAGAVKPQCCVDIVIRHRDVRSCHYGVTDKFRLQVSEQSQRKALGRKEVVATLLPSAKEQQKEEEEKRIKEHLTESLFFEQSFQPENRTVSSGPSLLTVFLGVVCIAALMLPTLGDVESLVPLYLHLSVNQKLVAAYILGLITMAILRT; this is translated from the exons ATGCATCAACAAAAAAGACAGCCAGAGTTAGTGGAAGGAAATCTTCCTGTTTTTGTGTTTCCCACGGAGCTAATATTTTATGCAGATGACCAGTCAACACATAAGCAAGTGTTGACTCTGTATAATCCCTATGAGTTTGCCTTAAAGTTCAAAG ttttgtgtACTACTCCAAATAAGTATGTTGTCGTCGATGCTGCAGGTGCAGTAAAGCCTCAGTGTTGTGTGGATAT tgtgATTCGTCATAGAGACGTTCGATCCTGTCACTATGGTGTAACGGACAAATTCCGTCTCCAAGTTTCCGAGCAAAGCCAGAGGAAGGCTTTAGGAAGGAAAGAGGTTGTGGCTACTCTTCTCCCGTCtgcaaaagaacaacaaaaggaagaagaggaaaaaaggataaaggaacatttaactgaaagtttattttttgagcagtCCTTTCAACCAG AAAACAGAACTGTCTCTTCAGGACCTAGTTTACTAACTGTCTTCCTGGGAGTGGTGTGCATTGCGGCTTTGATGCTTCCTACGCTGGGGGATGTGGAATCGCTGGTGCCTCTCTACCTCCACTTAAGTGTGAATCAAAAATTAGTGGCTGCTTATATCTTAG gtctTATCACAATGGCCATACTTAGAACATGA